The uncultured Subdoligranulum sp. genomic sequence GGGCAAGACAGCTGGTCACAGGAAAATTCAACATGAAATACCTTCTTTCTCCCGGATGGGTTGCAATGTCCAGAGAAACCGTTCGGAGGCGGGAATGATGCTTTGCAGCACAGCCTGTGCGTCGGCTTCGGACAACCGGCAGGCCCGGGCTAAATCGGTGGTGAGATACCAGTCCCTGTCCCGGTAGCGGGCCAGCAGGATGCCGTCCGAACGGGTTACAATGAATGTTTTCGAGGCATTTTGGCTCATGGGTCAGCTCCTTTTTTCGGAAAAGCAGGAAGAGAAAACAGCCGGCCATTTTCTGCGCCAGTAGCGTGGATTGCGCCCGTGGTCGCGGCTCAGATAGGGGGCGATGTTTTCCAGGCCGGTCAGCAGATAGTAAAGCGTGTGTTTCAAGGGAAGCTCCTTTTTAATGCATACATATGTAAGTATGATATACTGTGCAGTAAAAGAGTATGAGGGAACCGGGGGATGTTATCTTTTACTGTACCATTATTATATCATACATGCACATGTATGCGAATTGGAGACTTTCACAAGCATACATGCGCAAGAACTGGCTTCGTTGTGCATATTGCATACTTGCGCATGAACGACCCCGTTTGCTATACTGGTTTCATACCATTTTATAAAGAGAAGGGAGGCTTTTCCATGGGAAAAACATCCGCAGCGGTCAAAAACCGATATGCGGCCAAGGCGTATGACCGTATCAATCTGATTGTAAAAAAGGGGCAAAAGGAAGTCATTCAGGCGCATGCGCAAAAGCGGAACGAAAGCGTGAACGGATTTATCAACCGCGCCATCGAAGAAGCGATGCAGCGGGATGACGAAAAAGAAAGCTGATGCCGGAAAACACTGCGGTGGAATCTGAAAGCAATTCCACCGCAGTGTTTTTGTCTGTGGGCAGGGCGGCTCCTCTGGTGCAGTCCCTGAAACCGGGGCTCCCCAGGGCCTCCAAAAGTTCTGCCGGATTTTTGGGCGGGGCTCAAATTGACGGCCGGGCGTTTTTCTCCTATACTGAAAGTAAAGCAATGCAGAGGAGGCGCGGCCGGTGAACATACCGTACATCGTGGGAATGGGCGTGGTTTACACCGCCGCCCTGGGGCTGCTGGTGCGGCGGCTGCACCTGCCGGGGCGGGGCTATCTGCCCGAAAAAACGCTGTGCAGCCTTTGTTTTGTGGCCGTGGCGGCGGTGTGCGCTGCCCTGGGCAGCCGTCCCGAAGCCTTTTGGCGCTTGCTGCCGGCGCTGCTGTGCTGTGTGGCGGGGGATGTGGTGCTGGCGCTCTACAACAAGCTGCACCGTCCGGGCCTGTTTTTGGCCGGGTTGGGGGCCTTTCTGGCAGGACACAGCCTGTTTGTGTGGGGCCTGTGCCAACTGCAGCCCATGGGCTGGCCGGTGCCGCTGGCTGCAGTGCTGGGGGCCGGCGGCGCGGCGGTGCTTTCCGGCATGCCGGGAATGCAGACCGGGCGGATGCGCCCTTTGGTGGTGCTTTACGCAGCCTTTGTCTCGGCGCTGCTGGGCAAGGGACTGCAGCTGGCCTTTGGTATGGGCCAGCCCTGGTGCTTTCTGGTGCTGGCAGGGGCGGTGCTGTTCTGGATTTCGGATCTGCTGATCCTGTTTTTGTATTTTTACCCTCCCAGACGCACTGCCGTGCACGTGGCCAATCTTCTGACCTACTACTATGCCATGTTTCTGATTGCAGTAAGCCTCGCGGTCTGAAAACAGGGACACTCTATAACTTTGCAGCCACTGTCCTTCCATTCCTTTTCCCGGTGGCGGACGTATCTCTGCCCCTCCCCTTGCCAACCGCAGCTATTTCTTGTAAGATGGAGTCGGATACTTTTTCACAAAGAGAGGTTGGGAAACATGAAAGAGGAAATGACGCAGGAACAGGCCCGCCAGGCCTTTTTGGTGGACGCATTGCAAAAACTGCTGGGGCAGGACAGTCCCACCGGTTTTACCGAAAAGGTGGTGACGGTGGCGGAGGGCATCGCCCGGGAGCTGGGCTTTGCCACCCGGCGCACCAACAAGGGCAACCTGGTGATTACGGTGCCCGGCCGGGAATCCGGCCGCAAAGTAGGGCTCTGCGCCCATGTAGATACCCTGGGCCTGATGGTGCGCTCGGTCACCGCCGACGGCATGCTGATGGTCACCAAGGTGGGCGGTCCGCTGCTGCCCACCCTGGACGGCGAGTATTGCCGCATCTATACCCGCGAAGGCAAGGTATACACTGGCACGGTGCTCAGCCTGTCGCCGTCGGTCCATGTGCAGGATGATGCAGCCACCCGTCCCCGGGACGAGAAAAACATGGCGGTACGTATTGACGAGAAGGTTCACACCAAGGAGGACGTGCTGGCCCTGGGCATCGCCGCCGGTGACTATGTCTGCTACGACACCAAAACCACCGTCACCGACAGCGGTTTTGTGAAGTCCCGCTTCCTGGACGACAAGGCCAGCGCTGCCTGTCTGCTGACCCTGCTGTGGCAGATGCATGAAACCGGCACCCGCCCCCGGTTCGAGACCTATTTCACCCTCACGGTCCATGAGGAAGTGGGCCACGGCGGCGCCACCCTGCCCGTGGTGGATGAGCTGCTGGCTGTGGATATGGGCTGCATCGGGGAGGACCTGAGCTGCACCGAGTACCAGGTCTCCATCTGCGCCAAGGACAACGGCGGCCCCTACGACTACGGTATGGTCAGCCGTCTGGTACAGCTGGCCAAGGAGCAGAAGGTAGACTACGCGGTGGACATCTATCCCCACTACGGTTCGGATGTCGGCGCCGCCTGGCGCTCCGGCATGGACTGCCGGGCCGCCCTCATCGGCCCGGGGGTGCACGCCTCCCACGGCATGGAGCGCACCCATCTGGATGCTCTGCGCGCCACCATGGATCTGGCTGCACTCTATCTGGAACTGGCCTGAACTCACCCGATTTTCTGAAACCATCTGTTCAGGAAGTCTCCTGGTATCAAGCCCCGGTCCCCCAAGGCCGGGGCTTTTGCTGTGCCTGCGAAAAAAGGTGTCGGCCGAAAGTAAGCCTGCGGCTGTATTTTATAGAAAAGGAACTCTGCAGTATACTTTGTGAAAGGAGAGGATTGCCCATGATTTTTCTTTTACTGGCCTTGCTTTCCAGTTCGGTGCTGGCCATGGTCCTGAAATATCTGAACTCCGGCAGTTCGTACGGGGTTTATTTTGTCAATTACGTTACCTGCACCCTGCTTGCCTTTGCTGCCATGGAGCCCAAAGCACTGTATCGTGGTGACAGTACCCCCTGCTGGCTGGGCGGCATCACAGGGCTGATTTACCTGGCATCCCTTGTCGCCAACGGATACAGCATCCATAAAAACGGAGCCATCCTGTCCTCGGTGTTTACCCGTCTGGGGGTGCTGGTTCCCATTCTGGTCTCTGTGGCACTGTTCGGGGAGCGGCCTACCCTTCTGCAGGGAGTAGGCATGGTCCTGGCCGTGGCAGCGGCCGTACTGATGAACGGCCTGCCTGAGAAACCGGAATTTTCTTCTCCCCGAAACAAGGTGTATCTGCTGCCGCTGCTTTTGACCCTGCTATTGAACGGAACCAGCGATGCCATGTCCAAGGTGTTCACCCAGCTGGGCCGCCGTCAGGACGACGGGCTGTTCATGTTTTACATCTTCCTGTTCGCCGGGCTGGCCACCCTGGCGCTGCTGGTCAGGAGGCACCAGCCGCTTACCGGGCGGGACATTTTCTTCGGGGTACTGGTGGGCGTGCCCAACTTTCTTTCTTCCCGGCTTCTTTTGGCCGCTCTTACCCAGCTGCCGGCCTTCCGGGTCTACCCTTCCTACAGCGTGGGGGTGATTCTGGTCATCAGCGTGGCCAGTTTCTTCCTGTTTCAGGAACGGCTGAACCGCCGCCAGATGGGGGCGGCCGGGATGATTCTGGGTGCTCTTGTTCTGCTCAATTTGTAACCTTTCCTGTTATTCTTCGCCCAGCTCCGACCTTTTTCGGCCGGGGCCTTTCTTGTTATTTTTCCGGGAAAGGCGTATACTCGTATCCTGTATTGAGGGAGTATGGGAAATTTTGTGAGGGAAGGTACAGGACATGTTTGGATTGGGAACCATAATCAATGTGGCGGCGATTGTTGCGGGCGGTGTGATGGTCTGGTATGCAGCCGGGCCATCAGCGGCCGGTATCAGGAGACCTTGCTGCAGGCCATCGGTGTTTGCGTGATCTTTGTGGGCATCAGCGGCGCTGTACAGGAGATGATGACCGTCACGGCAGACGGTCTGAAAAGCGGCGGGACCATGATGATTGTCATCAGTTACGCCCTCGGCTCCCTGCTGGGCGAATGGATCAATCTGGAACTGCGGATTGAACAGTTCGGCAACTGGCTGAAGGTCAAGACAGGGAACGCAAAGGACAAACGCTTTGTGGACGCCTTTGTAACCGCATCCCTGACCGTCAGCATCGGCGCCATGGCCATCGTGGGCGCCATACAGGACGGCATTTCCGGCGATTATTCCACCCTTGCGCTCAAGGCGGTTCTGGACATGGTCATCATCTGTGTGATGAGCGCCTCCATGGGCAAGGGGTGTCTGTTTGCCGCCATTCCCGTGGGGGTGCTGCAGGGTACGGTCACCCTTCTGGCCAAAGCGGTCCAGCCCATCATGACGGCACAGGCCTTGTCCAACCTGTCCCTGACCGGCTCGATTCTGATCTTCTGTGTGGGCATCAATCTGCTGTGGGAAAAAAAGCTGAAGGTTGCCAACATGCTGCCGTCCATCCTCATTGCCGTGCTCTGCGCCTTTGTTGGTGTGTGAAGGTGGTTGTTTCGGGTAATTTTCCGATAGAATTTCCAGGGTCCGGTCTTGGCAGGCCGGGCCCCTTTTTAATTCTTGAAAAAGACTTGCTCTTTCTTTGCAAAACCTCTTTTCTTTGCCGGAAAGTGTGCTATACTGTCTGACAGATGAGACTTTTTGCCATACCACTAAAATTATGGGCAAAGAAGGAGGAAATTCTGTTGAAGATCTATGTTTCAGCGGCAGCGCCCCGCAGCGGTGACGGCACCCAGGCACGGCCGTATCAGACCATCAGCGAGGCAGCCAAGGTAGCCGAGGCCGGGGACGAAGTCATCGTGATGCCCGGCTTCTACCGGGAGTGGGTAAACCCCGTCCGTGGCGGCGAGAGCGACGACAAGCGCATCACCTACCGCTCGGCGGTGCCCGGCTGTGCGGTAATCACCGGTGCGGAGCCGGTCAAGGGCTGGACCCATTACCAAGGCAACGTGTGGATGGTGCGGGTTTCCAACAGCCTGTTCGGCGATTACAACCCCTATACCACCTTTGTGTACGGGGACTGGTACTTTTCCGGCAAATCCAAGCACACCGGCTGCGTGTATCTCAATGACAAAGCCATGTATGAAGCCGGCAGCCTGGAAGAATGCATCAAGGGCGAGGTATATCCCTGCTCCTGGGAGCCGGAGGCTTCGGTCTACAAGTGGTATGCCGAGCAGGACGGTGACGACACGGTACTCTACGCCAATTTCCAGGGCAAGGACCCCAACGCGGAAAATGTGGAGATCAACGTCCGCCGTTTCTGCTTCTACCCCAGCCAGACCGGCCTGAACTACATCACCGTCAGCGGGTTCTGCATCACCAAGGCGGCCACCACCTGGGCCCCGCCCGCCGCCTACCAGGACGGCATGATCGGTCCTCACTGGGCCAAGGGCTGGATCATTGAGGACTGCGAAATTTCCAACTCCAAATGCGCCGGAATCTCCCTGGGCAAATACTGCGACCCGGACAACGACCACTACTTCACCAGAAAGCACGTCAAATCCCCCACCCAGATGGAGCGGGATGCCGTCTGCCGCGGGCAGTACCACGGCTGGCTGAAGGAGAACGTGGGCAGCCACATCATCCGCCGGTGCGACATCCACGACTGCCAGCAGGGCGGCATCATCGGGCGCATGGGCGGCGTTTTCTCGGTGATCGAGGACAACCATATCCACCACATCAACAACATGATGGAGCTGGGCGGCGCCGAGATCGCCGGCATCAAGATGCACGCCGCCATCGACGTGATCTTCCGCCGCAACCACATCCACCACTGCACCATGGGCATCTGGTGTGACTGGGAGGCCCAGGGCACCCGCATCACCCAGAACCTGCTGCACGACAACCAGAAGCCGGACTTTGCCCAGCCCCTCAAGGGAGGCATGATGAGCCAGGACATCTTTGTGGAGGTTGGCCACGGCCCCACCCTCATTGACAACAACATCCTGCTCAGCGAAGTTTCCCTGCGGTTCGCCACCCAGGGTGTGGCCATGGTGCACAACCTGATTGCCGGGGCGCTCACCTGCGTAGGCGGCGGTACCGGCCTGCGGTATACCCCCTACCATATTCCCCACCGCACCGAGGTAATGGGCTTCATGACCATCCTGCACGGGGACGACCGGTTCTACAACAACATCTTTATCCAGAACGGTCCCGCCGAACCCAAGCGCATCCGGCACGACAGCGACGATGGTGTGGACGAGGAGAATCGGGCGGTGGGCACCCATGTCTTTGACGGCTACCCCACCTATGAGGAATGGATTGCCCAGTTCGACATGGACACCGACACCCCCGACATGGCCAAACTGGCGCCCGCCCACGACAGCCACCTGCCGGTCTGGGCAGAGGGCAACGTCTATTTCGGCGGCGCCCGGAAATGGGAGAAAGAGAAGAACGCTGTGGTCCTGCCCGACAAGGTCACCCTGGCGCTGGAAGAGCAGGACGGCCGGGTGACGCTGGAAACCAACCTGTACGACCTGCTGCCTGAAATGCGGACTCCCAGTGTCACCACCATGGTGCTAGGCAAGGCCTTTGAGCCGGAGGAGCCCTACGAAAATCCCGACGGCACCCCCATCTACTTTGATGCGGACTACCTGGGACGTCACCGGGCCCCGAATCCCCTGCCCGGTCCCTTTGCCAGCGGGGCGGAGCTGGAGGAAACTCTCTTTGACGACAGCGAGAGCGGCCCTGTGGTGCGGTAACGGATTTTCTTTTGCCAGGAACCGAAAAAGGAGGCAGACGTTCCCGAAAGGGCGTCTGCCTCCTTTTTTATGGTCCGCCGCGGTTGCCTTGGCTTATACAAGATGCCGGTTCAGGAAGTCCAGAATCACATCCAGCGTGGCCTGGCAATAGAACACGTTGCCGCCGTGGTCCGCATTTTTCACCTTATAGAATTCCACCGTCTTGCCCATGGACTTAATATGCCGGTAGAGTTCCAGGCTTTGGGTGAAGGGGACCGTCCGGTCCTTGCTGCCGTGCATGATGAGCACCGGCGGCATGACGGTGTCCGCGTGAATATAGGAAAAGGGCATCCGGCGCTCACACTCTGCCGGGTCATCCGGCGGGCAGAAGCCCAGGTAGTTGGTTGCTGCCGAGTGGGCCGCCATGTGGTCATAGGCCGAAGGGGCATCGTTCATGGTCAGGCAGTTGACCGAACCGTACAGGTCGATGCAGCCGTTGAGGTTGGGCAGAGGCGTCTTTTCCGCATCACATTCCATCGTGTTCCAGGTGGCCATCATCATCATGGCCGTGTGGCCGCCGGAACTGTCCCCGCTGAGGAACAGATTGCTGGGGTCCACCGGGAACTGGTCCGGATGGCTCATCACATACCGGACGGCGGTTTTGCCGTCCTCCACCTGACAGGGGAAACGATACTTTGGGGCGAATCGGTATTCAATGATGATAACCATATATCCCGCCCGCACCAGCCGGCTGAAATCTCCCATGTGGGAGTTCAGGTTCTGCTGCAGCCAGGCGGACCCTTGGATATGAAACACCGTGGGATACCGGCGGTTAGCGTCCAGCACCGAAGGGATCATCACCCGCAGGTGCAGTTCCACCCCGTCCTTGACGGCATAGACCACATCCGGCGGGCAGGAAATGCCCCTTTCGTCCTGGCCGTAGATGATCTTCATGCCCTCTTCCCCGGACATATTTTCCGGAAATTCCTCATAAGTATAAAACGGCTCTTTCATTGGTTTCCTCCTTCATCACGGTCCCATGCTTTCTTGGAAACAGTATAGCACAAACCGCAAAAAGCAGCAGCCCCGGCCATTGGGCCGGGGCTGCTGTCATATACAAACCGATTTGCAGTAAACCGGCTCACTGCAGGAAGAACCGCAGCATCTTGTCTTTCTGGCTGGTGTAGGGCTGGTAGCGCACCGGCATGTCCAGCCAGGTCTTCTTGTCCACGATGCTGCGCAGGTGGCTGAAGGCCTCGAACCCGGCCTTGCCGTGGTAGCCGCCCATGCCGCTCTCCCCTACGCCGCCGAAGGGCATTTCACTGGTGGCCAGGTGGATGATCACATCGTTCAGGCAACCGCCGCCGAAGTGGCAGCGGTCCAGCACCTTGCGCTGCACGGCCTTGTCCTCACTGAAGAGATAGAGGGCCAGCGGATGGGGCTGGGATTCGATGTCCGCCAGGGCGGCGTCCAGGTCGGTATAGGTCAGTACCGGCAGGATGGGTCCGAAGATCTCCTCGCCCATGACGGCGTCTTCCCGGGTCACATCTTTCATGACGGTGGGGGCAATACGCTGGGTCGTTTCGTCCCCGGTGCCGCCGCAGACCACCTTGGCCGGGTCGATCAGCCCCATCAGGCGGCGGTAGTGCTTTTCGTTGATGATCTTGCCGTAATCCTCATTGGCCAGAGGGTCGGCACCGAACTGAGCGGTGATCTCTTTCCGGATGGCTTCGATGAGCTCGTCCCGGATGGAGGCATCGCAGAGGATGTAGTCCGGAGCCACACAGGTCTGCCCGCAGTTCAGATACTTGCCGAAGACAATCCGCTTGGCGGCCAGGCCGATCTTGGCGGACTTTTCCACAATGCAGGGGCTCTTGCCGCCCAGTTCCAGCACGGCAGGGGTCAGGTACTCGGCGGCGCAGCGCAGCACCTCCTTGCCCACGGCCTTGCTGCCGGTGAAGAAGATCATATCAAACTTCTGGTGCAGCAGGGCCTGGTTTTCGGCACGGCCGCCGGTGACAACGCAGACATGTTCCGGCGGGAAGCACTCCTCCACGATCTGCTGCAGCACCGCACCGGTGGCCGGGGCGTAGGCGCTGGGCTTGACGATGGCGGTGTTGCCCGCAGCAATGGCGTCGATCAGCGGGTCCAGGGTCAGCAGCACAGGGTAATTCCACGGGCTCATGATGAGCACGTTGCCGTAGGGAGAGGGAGACCGGAAGCTGCTGGCCGCAAACTGGGACAGCGGGGTGGACACCCGGCGGTTCCGCATTAGGCGGCGGACATGACGGATCATCCAGGTGGCCTCGGACAGGGTCAGCCCTGTCTCGCACATATAGCTTTCGGTGGCGGACTTGCCAAGGTCGGTCTTGAGGGCCCGGGCCAGGTCCGCCTCATGATTTTGCAGGGAGGCTTTGAGCTTTTTCAGCGCCGCAATGCGGGCTTCGGCGGGCAGGGTATGTCCGGCAGCGAAATACTCACGCTGCCGTTTGAGAATGGCTTGAATCTCCAGTTCCGTCATGGGTGGAAACCTCCTGAACTTGTTTGTACATATCTTCCAGCTTGTCGGGGCCCCACAGCACCGGCACCGGGTACAGCGGATTGGCTTCGTGGTCGGCATAGCGGGCCAGCTGGGGGATGTCCTCGGTCCGGATGCCGGGAAGGGTTTCGGGAATATCCATCGCGGCGTTCATGGCGTCGATGTAGGCAATGAACTCCTTGGCGGCCACCTCGTCACTGGCATCCTGGCTGACGCCGGAAGCCCGGGCCAGTTCGGCCAGCTTTTTCCAGGCGGCGCTGCCGTAGGCTTTCAGCACGATGGGCAGCAGCACGCTGTTGGCCAGGCCGTGGGCAATGCCGTACCGGCCGCCCAGGCTGTGGGCCACGGCATGGACATACCCCACATAACTCTTGGTGAAGGCGGTGCCGGCCAGGTAGGCGGCGCGCAGCATGTTGGCCCGGGCTTCCCGGTTATGGCCGTTGTAGTAGGCTTCCGGCAGGTTGTTGAAGATGAGCTGCACGGCCTCGATGGCGGCGGCCCGGGTGCCCTTGGTGGTGGAGCGGCCGATGTAGGCTTCCACTGCGTGGGTCAGCGCATCCATGCCGGTGGTGGCGGTCAGCTGCCGGGGCAGGTTGAGGGTCACGTCCGGATCGAGGACTGCATAATAGGGGATCAGCGAGAAATCGTTGATGGGGTATTTGTGGTGGATCTTCTCGTCGGTGATGACGGCGGCCAGAGTGGTCTCGCTGCCGGTGCCGGCGGTGGTGGGCACTGCGATGAGCAGCGGCAGACGGTGCATCACATGAAGCAGGCCTTCCATCTTGTCCAGAGACTTACGGGGCCGCACAATGCGGGCACCCACCGCCTTGGCGCAGTCCATGGAGGAACCGCCGCCGAAGGCGATGAGCCCCTGGCAGCCGTTTTCCAGGTAGAGTTCGCGGGCCTCCTCCACGTTGGCCACGGTGGGGTTCGCCACCGTCTTGTCGTAGACGATGCAGCGGATGTGAGCAGCCTTCAGCTCCTCCTCCAGATGGGCGGTCAGGCCCAGACCGTGGACGCCGGCGTCGGTGACCAGCATGACGCAGTCGATGTGGTGCTCCCGCAGCACGGCGGGCACGCCGCTGACACCTTCGATCAGTTTGGGCTCACGATAGGGCAGAAAAGGCAGCGCAATGCGCATGTCCAGCTGAAAAATACGGCAATAAATCTTCTTGGCAACGTTCATTTTTCTCATCCTTTCCCACTATGGACGCTATGATAAAGGATAAGACAAAAAGCAAGACAATGTCAAGTAAAACTTTAGGTAAATATTTTTTGAAAACTGTCAAAATTGACGAATTACCGTGCAGCGGCTTTTCTCATAGCCGGAACAGGGCAGACAGGCCGCCGCACTGCCGCACGAAAGATCCCCGCCGCAAAAAAGCTCCCCCGAACTTATGCAGCGTCCCATAAGGAAGTAAAAAGAAATTTGGCAGGAACCGGTGTGTTAAATCACGCCGGTTCCGATTCGTTTAGGGACTCCCTTCCGATCTTTAAAGGGATGCGGATTTGCCCCACATAGGTAAAGTATAAATCTATCTGCACATGCTTCCTCCCGTTCTCCCTTACCGGGCTGTGTACCACGATTTTGCTCACAAGCTCATTGAGGATGGCGGCGTCAAGTTCCGGAATATCCAGATACTTGTCCACCAGCTTTAGAAACTCATTCACATCGGAAACCTGCCCGGTCTGTGCTTCAATTTCTCGTTCCAGTACAGAGGCAAGCTGCTCAAGCTCTGCCTGCTCCTTCTCGTATTGGCGGGATAATTTTAAGTACCGGCTGTCGGATAGCTTGCCCAGCACATTGTCCTCATAGATGTGCTGGATAATCCGGTCCAAATCCTCCATCCGCTTTTTTGCCCCGGAGAGGGCTTTCTGTTTTTCTGCCAGTTCTGCCTTGCGGCTTTCCTCGTCCTGCGCCAGCATTTCCAGCTTGAAATCCTTCCGGAACATACGGACATAACTCAATGTCCGCTGGATGGTTTCCAGCACGATCCGGTAAAGCACCTGTTCCCGGATATAGTGGATTTTGCAGGAGCCGGTGTTGCTCTTGTAATTGGAGCAGACGAAATGGTTCTGGCTGTCATCCTTGTAAGTGCTGCAGGTGCAGAAATACAGCTTTGCTCCGCAGTCGGCGCAGTAGAGAAGGCCGGAGAATATGCTGGTTCTTCCTGTTTTTGTCGGCCTGCGTTTGTTCTTCCGCAGTTCCTGCACCCGTTCCCACTGTCCCTTCTCAATGATGGCGGGCTGGGTGTCCTCAAAAACCCGCTGGTTCTCAACCGGGTTTTCCATCCGCTTTTTGAATTTCAGAGACTTGGTATAGGTCTTGAAGTTCACGGTACAGCCCGTGTACTCCCGCCGCTCCAAAATTCTAAGCACGGCGTTGGTATTCCAACGGTATAGGTTTTCCGGCATGGCCCAGTCTTTCTGCTTCGCATGATAGGCGGTGACGGTCAGTACCCTGTCGGCTGTTAGGATTTTTGCAATCTGCATGGGGCCTTTCCCCGCAATGCAGAGGTTAAAGATACGCTGTACCACCTTTGCCGCTTCTTCATCCACGATCCATTTCTTTTTGTCCTGCGGGTCTTTTATGTAGCCATAGGGCGGATTGCTGGCGATATGCTCCCCGGCTTCACCCCGCATCTTTACCACTGCCCGGATTTTCTTGCTGGTATCCTTGGCGTAGTAGTCGTTGAATACATTTTTGAACACCGCAAAATCATTTTCTCCTTTGGCGCTGTCTACATCATCGTTGATGGCGATAAAGCGGACGTCATAGGCAGGAAAGATGAAATCCTGCAATCGCCCCATGTAGGAATACTCCCTGCCCAGCCGGGACAGGTCTTTGACAATCACAGCGGATACGCTGTAATCCTCCACATATCGCATCATCTCCTGGAACCCCGGCCTCTGAAAACTGGTCCCTGAGAATCCATCGTCCACGAAGAACCGGGTGTTCCGGAATCCATGGTCGGCGGCGTATTTGCTCAGCAGGGCTTTCTGGTTGGTAATGGAATTACTTTCCCCATCCAGGGCATCGTC encodes the following:
- a CDS encoding DUF554 domain-containing protein; translated protein: MREGTGHVWIGNHNQCGGDCCGRCDGLVCSRAISGRYQETLLQAIGVCVIFVGISGAVQEMMTVTADGLKSGGTMMIVISYALGSLLGEWINLELRIEQFGNWLKVKTGNAKDKRFVDAFVTASLTVSIGAMAIVGAIQDGISGDYSTLALKAVLDMVIICVMSASMGKGCLFAAIPVGVLQGTVTLLAKAVQPIMTAQALSNLSLTGSILIFCVGINLLWEKKLKVANMLPSILIAVLCAFVGV
- a CDS encoding right-handed parallel beta-helix repeat-containing protein, yielding MKIYVSAAAPRSGDGTQARPYQTISEAAKVAEAGDEVIVMPGFYREWVNPVRGGESDDKRITYRSAVPGCAVITGAEPVKGWTHYQGNVWMVRVSNSLFGDYNPYTTFVYGDWYFSGKSKHTGCVYLNDKAMYEAGSLEECIKGEVYPCSWEPEASVYKWYAEQDGDDTVLYANFQGKDPNAENVEINVRRFCFYPSQTGLNYITVSGFCITKAATTWAPPAAYQDGMIGPHWAKGWIIEDCEISNSKCAGISLGKYCDPDNDHYFTRKHVKSPTQMERDAVCRGQYHGWLKENVGSHIIRRCDIHDCQQGGIIGRMGGVFSVIEDNHIHHINNMMELGGAEIAGIKMHAAIDVIFRRNHIHHCTMGIWCDWEAQGTRITQNLLHDNQKPDFAQPLKGGMMSQDIFVEVGHGPTLIDNNILLSEVSLRFATQGVAMVHNLIAGALTCVGGGTGLRYTPYHIPHRTEVMGFMTILHGDDRFYNNIFIQNGPAEPKRIRHDSDDGVDEENRAVGTHVFDGYPTYEEWIAQFDMDTDTPDMAKLAPAHDSHLPVWAEGNVYFGGARKWEKEKNAVVLPDKVTLALEEQDGRVTLETNLYDLLPEMRTPSVTTMVLGKAFEPEEPYENPDGTPIYFDADYLGRHRAPNPLPGPFASGAELEETLFDDSESGPVVR
- a CDS encoding aldehyde dehydrogenase; this translates as MTELEIQAILKRQREYFAAGHTLPAEARIAALKKLKASLQNHEADLARALKTDLGKSATESYMCETGLTLSEATWMIRHVRRLMRNRRVSTPLSQFAASSFRSPSPYGNVLIMSPWNYPVLLTLDPLIDAIAAGNTAIVKPSAYAPATGAVLQQIVEECFPPEHVCVVTGGRAENQALLHQKFDMIFFTGSKAVGKEVLRCAAEYLTPAVLELGGKSPCIVEKSAKIGLAAKRIVFGKYLNCGQTCVAPDYILCDASIRDELIEAIRKEITAQFGADPLANEDYGKIINEKHYRRLMGLIDPAKVVCGGTGDETTQRIAPTVMKDVTREDAVMGEEIFGPILPVLTYTDLDAALADIESQPHPLALYLFSEDKAVQRKVLDRCHFGGGCLNDVIIHLATSEMPFGGVGESGMGGYHGKAGFEAFSHLRSIVDKKTWLDMPVRYQPYTSQKDKMLRFFLQ
- a CDS encoding alpha/beta hydrolase, giving the protein MKEPFYTYEEFPENMSGEEGMKIIYGQDERGISCPPDVVYAVKDGVELHLRVMIPSVLDANRRYPTVFHIQGSAWLQQNLNSHMGDFSRLVRAGYMVIIIEYRFAPKYRFPCQVEDGKTAVRYVMSHPDQFPVDPSNLFLSGDSSGGHTAMMMMATWNTMECDAEKTPLPNLNGCIDLYGSVNCLTMNDAPSAYDHMAAHSAATNYLGFCPPDDPAECERRMPFSYIHADTVMPPVLIMHGSKDRTVPFTQSLELYRHIKSMGKTVEFYKVKNADHGGNVFYCQATLDVILDFLNRHLV
- a CDS encoding EamA family transporter gives rise to the protein MIFLLLALLSSSVLAMVLKYLNSGSSYGVYFVNYVTCTLLAFAAMEPKALYRGDSTPCWLGGITGLIYLASLVANGYSIHKNGAILSSVFTRLGVLVPILVSVALFGERPTLLQGVGMVLAVAAAVLMNGLPEKPEFSSPRNKVYLLPLLLTLLLNGTSDAMSKVFTQLGRRQDDGLFMFYIFLFAGLATLALLVRRHQPLTGRDIFFGVLVGVPNFLSSRLLLAALTQLPAFRVYPSYSVGVILVISVASFFLFQERLNRRQMGAAGMILGALVLLNL
- a CDS encoding iron-containing alcohol dehydrogenase; protein product: MNVAKKIYCRIFQLDMRIALPFLPYREPKLIEGVSGVPAVLREHHIDCVMLVTDAGVHGLGLTAHLEEELKAAHIRCIVYDKTVANPTVANVEEARELYLENGCQGLIAFGGGSSMDCAKAVGARIVRPRKSLDKMEGLLHVMHRLPLLIAVPTTAGTGSETTLAAVITDEKIHHKYPINDFSLIPYYAVLDPDVTLNLPRQLTATTGMDALTHAVEAYIGRSTTKGTRAAAIEAVQLIFNNLPEAYYNGHNREARANMLRAAYLAGTAFTKSYVGYVHAVAHSLGGRYGIAHGLANSVLLPIVLKAYGSAAWKKLAELARASGVSQDASDEVAAKEFIAYIDAMNAAMDIPETLPGIRTEDIPQLARYADHEANPLYPVPVLWGPDKLEDMYKQVQEVSTHDGTGDSSHSQTAA
- a CDS encoding M42 family metallopeptidase; amino-acid sequence: MKEEMTQEQARQAFLVDALQKLLGQDSPTGFTEKVVTVAEGIARELGFATRRTNKGNLVITVPGRESGRKVGLCAHVDTLGLMVRSVTADGMLMVTKVGGPLLPTLDGEYCRIYTREGKVYTGTVLSLSPSVHVQDDAATRPRDEKNMAVRIDEKVHTKEDVLALGIAAGDYVCYDTKTTVTDSGFVKSRFLDDKASAACLLTLLWQMHETGTRPRFETYFTLTVHEEVGHGGATLPVVDELLAVDMGCIGEDLSCTEYQVSICAKDNGGPYDYGMVSRLVQLAKEQKVDYAVDIYPHYGSDVGAAWRSGMDCRAALIGPGVHASHGMERTHLDALRATMDLAALYLELA
- a CDS encoding lysoplasmalogenase, which codes for MNIPYIVGMGVVYTAALGLLVRRLHLPGRGYLPEKTLCSLCFVAVAAVCAALGSRPEAFWRLLPALLCCVAGDVVLALYNKLHRPGLFLAGLGAFLAGHSLFVWGLCQLQPMGWPVPLAAVLGAGGAAVLSGMPGMQTGRMRPLVVLYAAFVSALLGKGLQLAFGMGQPWCFLVLAGAVLFWISDLLILFLYFYPPRRTAVHVANLLTYYYAMFLIAVSLAV